CGGGATGAATATCAACCGCGAAAACCTCGGAAACTCGGTTCTGGACCATAACTGCCAAGACTTTTCTTCCTTGAAGCCATAGCTTATGAGCAACTCTATGAGATTGGCATGCTAAGAAGCCTTTGAAGTTCAAGAAGCAATGCACATGGCTTATGCAAGCAGGGTCTCTTTCCTTAACTGCTTTGAGATCATCCTTCACAGAATCCATGATTTCTTGGTCAGATTTCAAGATCCCAACAAAAAGATCAAAGAGTGTGTTACTTGGATGGAAGGCTTGCACTGCTTAATCTGTTAGCAAGGTAATTGGCCAAAGCAGATTCCAATGAATCATGAGACAGAATTGAGGATTGGCAGTAACTATTCAGAATAGGTTCCTCAGTTACATCAAGTTCAGCCTCTTCCTTCATCTTCGGCCATAGATCCACAGCTTCATTTTCTTGAACTTCCTCAACAAAAGTAGGGGTAGTCTGAAGAGTTTTCACCTGGTA
This sequence is a window from Arachis stenosperma cultivar V10309 chromosome 10, arast.V10309.gnm1.PFL2, whole genome shotgun sequence. Protein-coding genes within it:
- the LOC130956749 gene encoding LOW QUALITY PROTEIN: serine acetyltransferase 3, mitochondrial-like (The sequence of the model RefSeq protein was modified relative to this genomic sequence to represent the inferred CDS: inserted 1 base in 1 codon; deleted 1 base in 1 codon); translated protein: MFLGTPDNFPIHYLVKTLQTTPTFVEEVQENEAVDLWPKMKEEAELDVTEEPILNSYCQSSILSHDSLESALANYLANRLSSASLPPSNTLFDLFVGILKSDQEIMDSVKDDLKAVKERDPACISHVHCFLNFKGFLACQSHRVAHKLWLQGRKVLAVMVQNRVSEVFAVDIHPGTKIGSGILLDHVTGLAVGETAVIGNNVPILHSVTLGGTGKAFGDRHPKIGDGVLIGAGXCILGNIKVGECAKIGAGSVVIKDVPPRTTVVGNPAKLVGGKNNPVKLDKMPSFTMDHTSNITEFYDYCI